A genome region from Candidatus Bathyarchaeia archaeon includes the following:
- a CDS encoding TIGR00296 family protein — translation MNFNLTDEEGAFIVRLARRAVEENLKSGIIISPPKDVSSNLLKKRGVFVTINSLIDGEKSLRGCIGFPYPIYPLVNAVIEAAIESATRDPRFPPMTLRELDNVVFEVSVLTEPELIKVNSATEYPSKIKIGEDGLIVERGFYRGLLLPQVPIEWNWDEEEFLCQCCLKAGLPLDCWLLKGTKIYKFQCIIFEETGPKGPIVRKILKREK, via the coding sequence ATGAATTTTAATTTAACTGATGAAGAAGGTGCTTTTATAGTTAGGCTTGCTAGAAGAGCCGTTGAAGAAAATTTAAAGAGCGGCATAATAATTAGTCCGCCAAAAGATGTTTCATCAAATCTTCTTAAAAAGAGAGGCGTTTTTGTCACAATAAACAGTTTAATAGATGGAGAGAAAAGTCTTAGGGGATGTATAGGTTTTCCATACCCTATCTATCCACTTGTTAATGCCGTCATTGAGGCAGCAATAGAGTCGGCGACAAGAGATCCTCGCTTTCCACCAATGACTTTGCGTGAACTCGATAACGTAGTCTTTGAAGTAAGTGTGTTAACGGAGCCGGAGTTAATTAAGGTTAACTCGGCAACCGAATATCCATCAAAAATAAAGATTGGTGAGGATGGATTAATAGTTGAGAGAGGCTTTTATAGAGGCTTGTTACTACCGCAGGTTCCAATCGAGTGGAATTGGGATGAAGAAGAATTTCTATGCCAATGCTGCCTGAAAGCTGGATTACCGCTGGACTGCTGGCTATTAAAGGGCACAAAAATATACAAGTTTCAGTGCATAATCTTCGAAGAGACAGGTCCAAAAGGACCAATAGTGAGGAAGATTCTGAAAAGAGAGAAGTAA
- a CDS encoding DNA polymerase domain-containing protein translates to MPTCRFWLLDINYEVKNHQPEIWLWGIDEHEKRVLIIDRGFMTYFYVLPAEGEDAEKISERIKQINSSLPFITKFEVVDRKLFGKPVKVVRVHCQDPDLLPEYVKVISKIKGVESCLEDDIRYSMQYMIDNNIVPCGWHEVEVEEIPNTMNAQVDRVLLAKSRPIYIPDMLETPKLRILGFSIICYSPKGAPKPEKDPIVVISSMTNTGEERVFIAESAEDNKIISDFMEYVRNFDPDIIAGYETNRWGIPYLVTRARKNGLTLRIDRSNTEPHTSTYGHMSVTGRANIDIFDYADEFLEVKIKTLENIADFLGVMKIDDRTLIEDVDIARYWEDTAKRPILIKYSMENTKCIMGIMENILDFAIQLSSLVGLPLDHIGTAAVGFRVEWFLMRHAYQMNELIPKRVERPYIPYAGAIVLEPKPGIHNNIAVLDFKSMYPSIMIAYNVSPDTYISPEQPEPSSGAYIAPEVNHRFRKEPSGFYRKVLSKLIVARDQIRADLKKLDPKSPKYKLLDARQKAIKVITNATYGYAGWIGARWYIKPVAEAVTAWGRHIITSTIKMAKNLGLDVIYGDTDSIFIKYEPEKIEKLSRMIEENLGLEIKPDKIYLRILFTEAKKRYCGLMPEGKLDMVGLEVVRGDWANVAKNIQEKVLEIVLKEQSVGKAVEYVRKFIADLRNKCIPYRDLVIWKTLTKPLEEYEVKAPHVEAAKMLQKEGWTLTIGDKIGYVITLGSGRLYERVKPYTLASYDEIDIEYYVTNQVIPAALRILSLFGVKEEDLLPLRAPKQTLFEFFSKTKG, encoded by the coding sequence GTGCCAACCTGCCGTTTCTGGCTACTAGATATAAATTATGAGGTTAAGAATCATCAACCAGAAATTTGGCTCTGGGGTATAGATGAGCATGAAAAACGGGTTTTAATTATAGATAGGGGCTTCATGACATATTTTTATGTTCTCCCAGCAGAGGGGGAGGATGCCGAAAAAATATCTGAGAGAATAAAGCAGATTAATAGTAGTCTGCCATTTATAACTAAGTTTGAGGTCGTTGATCGCAAACTCTTTGGGAAACCCGTAAAAGTTGTAAGAGTTCACTGTCAAGACCCAGATTTACTTCCAGAATACGTGAAGGTGATTTCAAAGATCAAGGGCGTTGAGAGCTGTTTAGAAGATGATATTAGGTATTCAATGCAGTATATGATCGATAATAATATTGTTCCATGTGGCTGGCATGAGGTTGAGGTTGAAGAAATACCAAATACTATGAATGCCCAAGTTGATAGGGTCCTATTAGCTAAATCTAGGCCGATCTATATTCCAGACATGCTTGAAACGCCTAAGTTGAGAATTTTAGGATTCTCAATAATATGCTATAGCCCTAAGGGGGCTCCGAAACCGGAGAAGGATCCTATTGTCGTGATTTCATCTATGACTAATACTGGTGAAGAAAGGGTGTTTATTGCTGAATCAGCTGAAGATAACAAGATTATTAGTGACTTCATGGAATATGTTAGGAATTTTGACCCTGACATAATTGCTGGCTACGAGACTAATCGATGGGGTATACCCTACCTAGTAACGAGAGCTAGAAAGAATGGGTTAACTTTAAGAATTGATAGATCTAATACTGAGCCTCATACAAGTACGTATGGGCATATGTCGGTAACTGGCAGAGCAAATATTGATATATTTGATTATGCAGATGAGTTCCTGGAGGTTAAAATTAAGACGCTAGAGAACATAGCTGACTTCTTAGGCGTCATGAAGATTGATGATAGAACATTAATTGAAGATGTGGATATAGCCCGATATTGGGAGGATACCGCGAAGAGACCAATCTTAATCAAATACTCGATGGAGAACACTAAATGCATAATGGGTATAATGGAGAACATATTAGATTTCGCTATTCAGCTTTCAAGCTTAGTCGGATTACCTCTAGACCATATCGGTACAGCCGCCGTAGGCTTCAGGGTTGAATGGTTTCTAATGCGCCATGCATACCAAATGAATGAATTAATCCCAAAGAGAGTTGAGAGACCCTATATTCCATATGCGGGAGCAATAGTTTTAGAGCCTAAACCTGGAATTCATAATAACATAGCTGTCTTAGATTTTAAATCCATGTACCCAAGTATAATGATAGCCTACAATGTTTCTCCAGATACATATATTTCGCCTGAGCAACCAGAGCCATCTTCGGGAGCTTATATTGCACCGGAGGTTAATCATAGGTTCAGGAAGGAGCCTTCTGGCTTTTACCGTAAAGTCTTATCAAAGCTTATCGTGGCTAGAGATCAAATAAGGGCTGATCTTAAAAAGCTTGATCCAAAAAGTCCGAAGTATAAATTGCTTGATGCGCGCCAGAAGGCAATCAAAGTAATAACGAATGCAACCTATGGCTATGCTGGCTGGATAGGTGCCAGATGGTATATTAAGCCAGTTGCTGAAGCTGTTACCGCATGGGGTAGACATATTATTACAAGTACAATTAAGATGGCTAAAAATCTTGGTTTAGATGTTATTTACGGCGATACTGATAGCATATTCATAAAATACGAGCCTGAAAAGATTGAGAAATTGTCTAGGATGATTGAAGAAAACTTAGGTTTAGAGATAAAGCCAGACAAAATATACTTGCGTATACTCTTCACCGAAGCGAAGAAACGTTATTGCGGACTAATGCCGGAAGGGAAACTTGACATGGTTGGATTAGAGGTTGTTAGAGGAGACTGGGCTAATGTTGCCAAAAATATACAGGAAAAAGTCTTAGAAATAGTTTTAAAGGAGCAATCTGTCGGAAAGGCGGTTGAATATGTTCGCAAATTTATAGCTGACCTAAGAAATAAGTGTATTCCATATCGCGATTTGGTAATATGGAAGACCTTAACAAAACCTCTTGAGGAATATGAGGTTAAGGCTCCTCATGTTGAAGCTGCCAAGATGCTCCAAAAGGAGGGATGGACTCTAACTATAGGCGATAAAATAGGCTACGTTATAACTTTAGGTTCTGGCAGATTGTATGAGCGGGTTAAGCCATATACCCTAGCATCATATGATGAAATTGATATAGAATACTATGTGACGAATCAAGTTATTCCAGCAGCCCTAAGAATACTATCATTGTTCGGTGTTAAAGAGGAGGATTTATTACCACTTAGAGCACCTAAGCAAACGCTTTTCGAGTTCTTTAGCAAGACTAAAGGTTAA
- a CDS encoding TrmB family transcriptional regulator: protein MSVKSKIIEELKTSPKTIEELVKVTGSKPGVVKGQLTRLIKEGKVEKTAEGKYKAK, encoded by the coding sequence ATGAGCGTTAAGAGCAAAATAATTGAGGAGCTGAAGACCAGTCCAAAAACAATTGAGGAGCTAGTTAAAGTTACTGGATCTAAACCGGGCGTTGTTAAGGGTCAGCTAACAAGGTTAATCAAAGAAGGAAAGGTGGAGAAAACTGCTGAAGGCAAATATAAGGCAAAATAG
- the psmB gene encoding archaeal proteasome endopeptidase complex subunit beta — translation MSGQGQYVAIPGATTVGIVCSDGVVLASEKRVSYGNFVLSRVGKKVFKISDHIGAACAGLVSDMQILAREVSVYANLFKLEAGRPISVRSAAKVMSNLLFNNRLIPYITETIIGGVDDEGPSVYVLDVLGSTIPDKYAAVGSGAEIAIGVLEESYREGMTVEEGKELAVKAIKSAISRDAMSGDGIDLMIITKNGIKEESIKF, via the coding sequence TTGAGCGGTCAAGGACAGTATGTTGCAATTCCGGGGGCGACAACTGTTGGGATAGTGTGTTCAGATGGTGTTGTACTAGCTTCTGAAAAGAGGGTATCCTATGGAAACTTTGTTCTAAGCCGTGTCGGCAAGAAAGTCTTTAAGATATCTGATCATATAGGTGCGGCATGCGCTGGTTTAGTCTCAGACATGCAGATATTGGCGCGTGAAGTTAGCGTCTATGCAAACTTATTTAAGCTTGAAGCTGGACGTCCAATAAGCGTTAGGTCTGCGGCGAAGGTTATGTCCAATCTCCTCTTTAATAATAGGTTAATTCCATACATAACTGAAACTATTATAGGCGGGGTTGATGATGAAGGACCATCAGTTTACGTACTTGATGTCCTAGGCTCAACAATACCCGATAAATATGCAGCTGTAGGCTCTGGAGCAGAGATAGCAATAGGCGTTTTGGAGGAGTCTTATAGGGAGGGGATGACCGTTGAAGAAGGAAAAGAACTGGCCGTAAAAGCGATAAAATCAGCTATAAGCAGAGATGCTATGAGTGGTGACGGAATAGACTTAATGATAATAACCAAAAATGGGATTAAAGAAGAATCCATTAAGTTCTAA
- a CDS encoding nicotinamide-nucleotide adenylyltransferase — translation MSTIRFSRALYVGRFQPFHLGHLEAVKYILRNSKELIIVVGSAQESHTLENPFTAGERIYMIRLALDEINIDPSRYYIIPIIDLDVHGIWVSHVCSYVPKFDVVYSNEPLTRRLFIESGFRVESIPFFKREVCSATEIRRRMLAGLNWEELLPKSVATYIKEINGIERLRDLAKTDKATT, via the coding sequence ATGAGCACTATAAGATTTTCTAGGGCTCTTTATGTGGGACGTTTTCAACCTTTCCATCTAGGGCATCTTGAAGCTGTGAAATATATTCTCCGCAATTCTAAAGAGTTAATTATAGTTGTTGGGAGCGCTCAGGAGAGTCATACACTTGAGAACCCCTTTACTGCAGGGGAAAGGATATACATGATTAGACTTGCATTAGATGAAATAAATATTGATCCAAGCAGATACTACATCATTCCAATTATAGATTTAGATGTGCATGGAATATGGGTCTCACATGTATGCTCATATGTCCCAAAATTTGATGTAGTTTATTCTAATGAGCCATTAACTAGGCGCCTATTCATTGAGAGTGGCTTCAGAGTTGAGTCGATACCCTTCTTTAAGAGGGAAGTATGCTCAGCAACGGAGATAAGACGGAGAATGCTGGCCGGATTAAATTGGGAGGAACTTCTGCCAAAAAGTGTGGCAACATATATTAAAGAGATAAATGGCATAGAAAGATTAAGGGATCTAGCGAAGACGGATAAAGCTACGACTTAA